A single genomic interval of Stenotrophomonas sp. ZAC14D1_NAIMI4_1 harbors:
- a CDS encoding ribonucleotide-diphosphate reductase subunit beta: MATPLDRIKILEPRHPNRSTGIINGRTSGILNWNDIPYPSFYRAYKELSTNFWIPDEVDMKLDARQYGELSGREKNAYDSIIGLLATLDSPQTRFIYNVAEYITDPAAHANAAIIGQQEVIHNESYSYVLASITDLPNQNRVFELARTHPTIIKRNAPIMGAYDDFMREKTAETLLKSLIQSSILEGINFYSGFAYFYNMVRQNRMTGTGKIISFINRDELAHTKFISELIRAIIGENPELQTNELTAYVHQAFEHAIELETQWSSEVLDGIDGIDVEEMTRYVKYRANKMAGMLGIERLYSDTTDNVMPWIKAYADNFTETKTDFFEMRNASYKKTNVDNGFDDL, translated from the coding sequence ATGGCAACCCCCCTCGACCGCATCAAGATCCTCGAACCGCGCCACCCCAACCGCAGCACCGGCATCATCAACGGCCGCACCAGTGGCATCCTCAACTGGAACGACATTCCGTACCCGTCGTTCTATCGGGCCTACAAGGAGCTGTCGACCAACTTCTGGATCCCCGACGAGGTGGACATGAAGCTGGACGCGCGCCAGTACGGCGAGCTGTCCGGGCGCGAGAAGAATGCCTATGACTCGATCATCGGCCTGCTGGCCACGCTCGATTCGCCGCAGACCCGCTTCATCTACAACGTGGCCGAGTACATCACCGACCCGGCGGCACATGCCAACGCGGCGATCATCGGCCAGCAGGAAGTGATCCACAACGAGAGCTACAGCTACGTGCTGGCCTCGATCACCGACCTGCCCAACCAGAACCGCGTGTTCGAACTGGCGCGCACCCATCCGACCATCATCAAGCGCAATGCGCCGATCATGGGGGCGTATGACGATTTCATGCGCGAGAAGACCGCCGAGACCCTGCTGAAGTCGCTGATCCAGTCGTCCATCCTGGAGGGCATCAATTTCTATTCCGGCTTTGCGTACTTCTACAACATGGTGCGGCAGAACCGCATGACCGGAACCGGCAAGATCATCAGTTTCATCAACCGCGACGAGCTGGCCCACACCAAGTTCATCAGCGAGCTGATCCGCGCCATCATCGGCGAGAACCCGGAGCTGCAGACCAACGAACTGACGGCCTATGTGCACCAGGCGTTCGAGCACGCCATCGAGCTGGAAACCCAGTGGTCGTCGGAAGTGCTGGACGGCATCGACGGCATCGACGTCGAGGAGATGACCCGCTACGTGAAGTACCGCGCCAACAAGATGGCCGGCATGCTGGGCATCGAGCGCCTGTACAGCGACACCACCGACAACGTGATGCCGTGGATCAAGGCCTACGCCGACAACTTCACCGAAACCAAGACCGACTTCTTCGAGATGCGCAATGCAAGTTACAAGAAGACCAACGTCGACAACGGCTTCGACGACCTCTGA
- a CDS encoding zinc-binding dehydrogenase yields the protein MRAAQYTAFGDPATVLAIADVALPEPGPGEVRIRTTLASIHNHDLLTVRGLYGYKPTLPAVGGSEALGVVDALGEGVQGLQVGQRVAAASVHATWAEAFIAPARMVIPMPDAIADETAAQLIAMPLSALMLLEFLHVEAGQWIVQNTANGAVGKSLAMLARARGVNVANLVRNAKAVAQLQALGIDHVFDTSQDGWKDRVREATGEAQAAAAVDSIGGDASADLVELLGLHGTLVSFGVMSGEAMRIPASGLIYKEATVKGFWGSKVSQAMPVEDKRRLVGELLQRAASGELTLPVDGIFALDDIQAAATASAQPGRGGKVLLRV from the coding sequence ATGCGTGCTGCCCAGTACACCGCCTTCGGCGATCCCGCCACCGTCCTTGCCATCGCCGATGTCGCCCTGCCCGAGCCTGGCCCCGGCGAGGTACGCATCCGCACCACGCTCGCCTCCATCCACAACCACGACCTGCTGACCGTGCGCGGCCTGTATGGCTACAAGCCGACCTTGCCGGCTGTAGGCGGCAGCGAAGCGCTGGGCGTGGTCGATGCCCTCGGCGAAGGCGTGCAGGGCCTGCAGGTCGGCCAGCGCGTCGCCGCTGCGTCGGTGCATGCCACCTGGGCCGAGGCGTTCATCGCGCCGGCGCGCATGGTCATCCCGATGCCGGACGCCATCGCCGATGAAACCGCGGCACAGTTGATCGCGATGCCGCTGAGCGCCCTGATGCTGCTGGAATTCCTGCACGTCGAGGCCGGCCAGTGGATCGTGCAGAACACCGCCAACGGCGCCGTCGGCAAGTCGCTGGCGATGCTGGCGCGCGCACGCGGGGTCAACGTGGCCAACTTGGTGCGCAATGCCAAGGCGGTCGCGCAGCTGCAGGCGCTCGGCATCGACCACGTGTTCGATACGTCGCAGGACGGCTGGAAGGACCGCGTGCGCGAGGCCACGGGCGAAGCACAGGCAGCCGCTGCGGTCGATTCCATCGGTGGCGATGCCAGCGCCGATCTGGTCGAGCTGCTCGGCCTGCACGGCACCCTGGTCTCGTTCGGGGTGATGAGTGGCGAGGCGATGCGCATCCCCGCCAGCGGCCTGATCTACAAGGAAGCCACGGTGAAGGGCTTCTGGGGCAGCAAGGTCAGCCAGGCGATGCCGGTGGAAGACAAGCGTCGGCTGGTGGGCGAACTACTGCAGCGCGCGGCCAGCGGCGAGCTGACCCTGCCGGTGGACGGCATCTTCGCGCTGGATGACATCCAGGCCGCAGCCACTGCAAGCGCGCAGCCGGGGCGCGGCGGCAAGGTGCTGCTGCGGGTCTGA
- a CDS encoding thioredoxin family protein, translating to MQIIDATTPEQFQQLLAEHPRVLVDFHKDQCPGCRMLEMSLHRVANSVAGQGTTLLRVQLEVLGEAFFRELGLRQTPTLSLFRDGDERQRLPGFQSPQQIEAAIAMHL from the coding sequence ATGCAGATCATCGACGCCACCACGCCTGAGCAGTTCCAGCAGCTGCTGGCCGAGCACCCGCGGGTGCTGGTGGATTTCCACAAGGACCAGTGCCCGGGGTGCCGGATGCTGGAGATGTCGCTGCACCGCGTGGCCAACAGCGTGGCGGGGCAGGGCACGACGTTGCTGCGCGTGCAGCTGGAGGTGCTGGGTGAAGCGTTCTTCCGCGAACTGGGGCTGCGGCAGACGCCGACGCTGTCGTTGTTCCGCGATGGTGACGAGCGCCAGCGGCTGCCAGGATTCCAGTCGCCGCAGCAGATAGAAGCCGCGATCGCGATGCATCTGTAG
- a CDS encoding VOC family protein, with amino-acid sequence MFSHITVGSNDLAVSRRFYDALFAAMGGRPGMTDEDGKLVYIKEGRMFIVTPPIDGQPACHANGGTIGFALQSPQAVHAWQEAGVAQGGSAIEAPAGVRHKAGRQLYLAYLRDPDGNKLCGVHVMGCVARRARDSTPHLSAGCRRDRALHPASTAVHADSVG; translated from the coding sequence ATGTTCAGCCACATCACCGTCGGTTCCAACGATCTTGCAGTCTCGCGCCGCTTCTACGACGCCTTGTTCGCCGCCATGGGCGGGCGCCCGGGCATGACCGACGAAGACGGCAAGCTGGTCTACATCAAGGAGGGGCGGATGTTCATCGTCACCCCGCCCATCGATGGCCAGCCGGCCTGCCACGCCAACGGCGGCACCATTGGTTTCGCGCTGCAGTCCCCGCAGGCGGTGCACGCCTGGCAGGAGGCCGGCGTGGCCCAGGGTGGCAGCGCCATCGAAGCGCCGGCCGGTGTGCGCCACAAGGCGGGGCGCCAGTTGTACCTGGCCTACCTGCGCGATCCGGATGGCAACAAGCTGTGCGGTGTACACGTGATGGGCTGTGTGGCGCGGCGCGCGCGTGATAGCACGCCGCACCTGTCCGCGGGCTGTCGTCGCGACCGTGCACTTCATCCTGCGTCCACTGCCGTTCACGCAGACTCGGTCGGCTAA
- a CDS encoding multidrug efflux SMR transporter, which yields MNMTALFFVICSALIDVAANMMVARSDGFRRWRWGAGAIVLVWIAFAMLGQAVRHIDLATAYALWGAIGVIGTATCGRLLFGNRLRPIGWVGIGLVTAAVLLLSTA from the coding sequence ATGAACATGACCGCACTGTTTTTCGTGATCTGTTCGGCCCTGATCGACGTGGCCGCCAACATGATGGTGGCCCGATCCGATGGCTTCCGCCGCTGGCGCTGGGGTGCCGGGGCCATCGTGCTGGTCTGGATCGCTTTCGCGATGCTGGGCCAGGCAGTGCGCCACATCGACCTCGCCACGGCCTATGCGTTGTGGGGCGCCATCGGTGTGATCGGCACGGCCACCTGCGGCCGCCTGCTGTTCGGCAACCGGCTGCGCCCCATCGGCTGGGTAGGCATCGGCCTGGTCACCGCTGCGGTCCTGCTGCTCAGCACCGCCTGA
- the betT gene encoding choline BCCT transporter BetT, whose amino-acid sequence MEALEPQHPPVRTLRPVFAFAAIVVVAFALFVSLFPLGAGRLLLKAQDWAALNVGWYYLLAMTLYLVFVVGVALSKYGGIKLGADHDEPEFSYLSWAGMLFAAGISITLFFFCVSEPLTHYLQPPQGDAAAGEAGARQAMQLLFLHWGLHGWGVFALAAMAMAYFAYRHNLPLALRSALYPLIGKRINGPIGYTVDALGIVATVFGIGADMGFGVLHLNAGLTHLFNVPHSNLVQILLVASMMGAAVAVAVSGVEKGVRWMANINMLLAIALVLFMLCAGPTQYLLSTLMQNLGDYLGSVVGKSFDVYAYGGRPQWLGGWTVFYWAWWIGWAPFVGLFIARISRGRTIREFVFGVLLIPLGFTLAWLSIFGNSALDQVLHHGQQQLAQLAVDDPPTVLYALLDGYPWSRVVIAVTVLVSFIFFVTSADSGAVVLSTLSSHGGAPEDDGPRWLRVFWGTVIAVLTAGLLLAGSIDALKSAVVLASLPFSAVLLLMMWGLTRAFSDESHRERAQQFRPSPLIGDDRHHQGWRQRLSQAMHFPVRDQVYRFMDDTVKPAMEAVAEQLRGQGWDVATRFEAGDMELSVNHGEQQDFLYRVILSGYLTPSFAAQQLRNQRYYRAEVHLFEGSQDYDLVGYSRKQIINDIISQYERHLQFLHLSR is encoded by the coding sequence ATGGAAGCACTGGAGCCTCAACACCCCCCGGTGCGCACTCTCCGGCCCGTCTTCGCCTTCGCGGCGATCGTTGTCGTTGCCTTCGCACTGTTCGTCAGCCTGTTCCCGCTGGGGGCCGGCCGCCTGCTGCTGAAGGCGCAGGACTGGGCCGCACTCAACGTCGGTTGGTACTACCTGCTGGCGATGACCCTGTACCTGGTGTTCGTGGTGGGCGTGGCGCTGTCCAAGTACGGCGGCATCAAGCTCGGCGCAGACCACGACGAGCCGGAATTCAGCTATCTCTCGTGGGCCGGCATGCTGTTCGCCGCCGGCATCAGCATCACCCTGTTCTTCTTCTGCGTTTCCGAGCCGCTCACCCATTACCTGCAGCCGCCGCAGGGCGATGCCGCTGCTGGCGAGGCAGGCGCGCGGCAGGCCATGCAGCTGCTGTTCCTGCACTGGGGCCTGCATGGCTGGGGCGTGTTCGCGCTGGCGGCCATGGCGATGGCCTACTTCGCCTACCGCCACAACCTGCCGCTGGCGCTGCGCTCGGCGCTGTACCCGCTCATCGGCAAGCGCATCAACGGCCCCATCGGCTACACCGTGGATGCACTGGGCATCGTCGCCACCGTGTTCGGCATCGGTGCCGACATGGGTTTCGGCGTGCTGCACCTCAACGCCGGCCTGACCCACCTGTTCAACGTGCCGCACTCCAACCTGGTGCAGATCCTGCTGGTGGCCAGCATGATGGGCGCCGCCGTGGCGGTGGCCGTGTCCGGGGTGGAGAAGGGCGTGCGCTGGATGGCCAACATCAACATGCTGCTGGCCATCGCGCTGGTGCTGTTCATGCTGTGCGCCGGCCCCACCCAGTACCTGCTCAGCACGCTCATGCAGAACCTGGGCGATTACCTGGGCAGCGTGGTCGGCAAGAGCTTCGACGTGTATGCCTATGGCGGCCGCCCGCAGTGGCTCGGTGGCTGGACGGTGTTCTACTGGGCCTGGTGGATCGGCTGGGCGCCGTTCGTGGGGCTGTTCATCGCGCGCATCTCGCGTGGCCGCACCATCCGCGAATTCGTGTTCGGCGTGCTGCTGATACCGCTCGGTTTCACCCTGGCGTGGCTGTCGATCTTCGGCAACAGTGCGCTGGACCAGGTGCTGCACCATGGCCAGCAGCAGCTGGCACAGCTGGCGGTGGATGATCCGCCCACGGTGCTGTACGCGCTGCTGGATGGCTACCCATGGAGTCGGGTGGTGATCGCGGTGACCGTGCTGGTGAGTTTCATCTTCTTCGTGACCTCGGCTGATTCGGGCGCGGTGGTGCTGTCCACGCTGTCCTCGCACGGCGGTGCGCCTGAGGACGACGGCCCGCGCTGGCTGCGCGTGTTCTGGGGCACGGTCATCGCGGTGCTCACCGCAGGCCTGCTGCTGGCCGGCAGCATCGATGCGCTGAAATCGGCGGTGGTGCTGGCCTCGCTGCCGTTCTCGGCGGTGCTGCTGCTGATGATGTGGGGCCTGACCCGCGCCTTCAGTGACGAATCGCACCGCGAGCGCGCGCAGCAGTTCCGGCCATCACCGCTGATCGGCGATGACCGCCACCACCAGGGCTGGCGCCAGCGCCTGAGCCAGGCCATGCACTTCCCGGTGCGCGACCAGGTCTACCGCTTCATGGACGATACGGTGAAGCCAGCGATGGAAGCGGTGGCCGAGCAGCTGCGCGGGCAGGGCTGGGATGTGGCCACGCGCTTCGAGGCGGGCGACATGGAACTGTCGGTCAACCACGGCGAGCAGCAGGATTTCCTGTACCGGGTGATCCTCAGCGGCTACCTGACCCCGTCCTTCGCCGCCCAGCAGCTGCGCAACCAGCGCTACTACCGCGCCGAAGTGCATCTGTTCGAAGGCAGCCAGGACTACGACCTGGTCGGCTACAGCCGCAAGCAGATCATCAACGACATCATCAGCCAGTACGAACGCCACCTGCAGTTCCTGCATCTGAGCCGTTGA
- a CDS encoding SMR family transporter, which yields MSRIVPARGAMVAWACLTVAIVAEVVGTSFMAHAARDGGWVGYAVMAAALALSYYFLALSVRRIAVGVAYAVWEGLGLTLLTVVGVWVFGEHLSLQQLAGLGLAVVGIVCVTLGEAHA from the coding sequence ATGTCCCGCATTGTTCCTGCCCGTGGCGCGATGGTCGCCTGGGCCTGCCTGACCGTGGCAATCGTCGCCGAAGTGGTCGGCACGTCGTTCATGGCCCACGCCGCCCGCGATGGCGGCTGGGTCGGCTATGCGGTGATGGCGGCCGCACTGGCGCTGTCGTATTACTTCCTGGCGTTGTCGGTGCGCCGCATCGCGGTGGGCGTGGCCTATGCCGTGTGGGAAGGCCTGGGCCTGACCCTGCTGACCGTGGTCGGTGTGTGGGTGTTCGGCGAGCACCTGTCGCTGCAGCAGCTGGCCGGCCTGGGGCTGGCGGTGGTCGGCATCGTCTGCGTCACCCTGGGGGAGGCGCACGCATGA
- a CDS encoding LysR family transcriptional regulator, producing the protein MPYSPESLQAFVEAAALGSFSAAARRLRKTQSTVSTAIAHLEADLGVALFDRSARYPQLTEAGREVLGHAQEILAADQRLQQLSVRLAAPVEPRLTVVFSDVYQLDPAQRVLQRFAEAFPEVELEWLDAEGHDVLEIVTSARADLGLLPRQDRYPDALLAQPLAHHSELAIYVALEHPLARAGTRASQQLARHRQVRLSAQADHARAAAGRVWTASDYLMVMEMAEDGIGWAELPRALVQRYDRGRLLELRLPGWPRRIHSDLVRRRDSPPGPAALWWADALG; encoded by the coding sequence ATGCCCTACTCTCCCGAATCCCTGCAGGCCTTCGTCGAGGCCGCTGCACTTGGCTCGTTCTCCGCAGCGGCGCGGCGCCTGCGCAAGACCCAGTCCACCGTCAGCACCGCCATCGCCCACCTGGAAGCCGACCTGGGGGTGGCCCTGTTCGACCGCAGCGCGCGCTACCCGCAGCTGACCGAGGCCGGGCGCGAGGTGCTCGGCCACGCGCAGGAGATCCTTGCCGCCGACCAGCGCCTGCAGCAGTTGAGCGTACGCCTGGCCGCGCCCGTCGAGCCGCGGCTGACCGTGGTGTTCTCCGATGTCTACCAGCTCGACCCGGCGCAACGCGTGCTGCAGCGTTTTGCTGAGGCGTTTCCCGAGGTGGAGCTGGAATGGCTGGATGCCGAAGGCCACGATGTGCTGGAGATCGTCACCAGCGCGCGCGCCGACCTGGGCCTGCTGCCACGACAGGACCGCTATCCCGATGCGCTGCTGGCGCAGCCGCTGGCCCACCACAGCGAGCTGGCGATCTACGTGGCCCTCGAGCATCCACTGGCACGGGCCGGCACGCGTGCTTCGCAGCAGCTGGCCCGGCACCGGCAGGTGCGGCTGAGCGCGCAGGCCGACCACGCACGCGCCGCCGCTGGCCGGGTGTGGACGGCTTCGGACTACCTGATGGTGATGGAGATGGCCGAGGACGGCATCGGCTGGGCTGAACTGCCACGGGCACTGGTGCAGCGCTATGACCGCGGGCGGCTGCTGGAGCTGCGCCTGCCCGGCTGGCCCCGGCGCATCCACAGCGACCTGGTGCGCCGCCGCGACAGCCCGCCGGGGCCGGCCGCGTTGTGGTGGGCCGACGCATTGGGCTGA
- a CDS encoding ribonucleoside-diphosphate reductase subunit alpha has product MTDNTYRTADLAGAGDALRAAGEHVPTWISKEAGNRRLPFDAGRLQRSIDSVHAEFPQLDVGDYRRVVQAMVERKPSISADDLVDLLIREAESRVDLVAPEWEQFAARLYLRRLYKRASRNRFYDVSLKYGSYVGLQESLADRGVYSNDILRCYSKDELQQAGQMIEPERDRLFAYNGLYLLATRYLASDRSREVYELPQERWLTIALYLMQDEKPRERRMQLVGEAYWALSNLYMTVATPTLANAGKVGGQLSSCFIDTVDDSLQGIYDSNTDIARVSKHGGGVGAYLGYVRSSGAPIRGVPNSSGGVVPWIKQLNNTAVSVDQLGQRKGAVAVYLDIWHRDIEAFLDLRLNNGDQRLRAHDVFTAVCVPDLFMEAVERRADWYLFDPHEVKQAKGWYLQDFYDETRGAGSFRDRYAELVGDERISRRTVRAIDLFKRVMVSQLETGNPFLFYRDEVNRKNPNKHAGMVYSSNLCTEILQNMSPTRMIQEIVSGDQIVTTRRAGDFVVCNLSSINLGRAITAPDDLLAKDVLERLIPIQVRMLDNVIDLNALPVPQATITNRKYRAIGLGTFGWHHLLAQQGIQWETAEAETLSDTLFERINFLTIQASLQLAREKGSYPMFAGSDWQTGAYFRDRRYEGAAWDSLARDVATHGLRNGWLLAVAPNMSTAQIAGSTASIDPIYSAFYYEEKKDFRRPVAAPGLSLETWPYYEKGAYKVDQFASVRQNARRQRHVDQAISFNLYVPSTIRASTLLELHLSAWREGLKTTYYVRSNDIDISECEWCSS; this is encoded by the coding sequence ATGACCGACAACACCTACCGCACGGCCGATCTGGCCGGCGCCGGCGACGCTTTGCGCGCTGCGGGCGAGCACGTGCCGACCTGGATCAGCAAGGAAGCGGGCAACCGCCGGCTGCCGTTCGACGCCGGACGCCTGCAGCGCAGCATCGACAGCGTGCATGCCGAGTTCCCGCAGCTGGACGTGGGCGACTACCGCCGCGTGGTGCAGGCGATGGTCGAGCGCAAGCCGAGCATCAGCGCCGATGACCTGGTGGACCTGCTGATCCGCGAGGCCGAATCGCGCGTGGACCTGGTGGCGCCGGAATGGGAGCAGTTCGCCGCGCGGCTGTACCTGCGCCGGCTGTACAAGCGCGCCAGCCGCAACCGCTTCTACGATGTCAGCCTGAAATACGGTTCCTACGTGGGCCTGCAGGAAAGCCTGGCCGACCGCGGCGTGTACAGCAACGACATCCTGCGCTGCTATTCGAAGGACGAACTGCAGCAGGCCGGCCAGATGATCGAGCCCGAGCGCGACCGCCTGTTCGCCTACAACGGCCTGTACCTGCTGGCCACGCGCTACCTGGCCAGCGACCGCAGCCGCGAGGTGTACGAACTGCCGCAGGAGCGCTGGCTGACCATCGCGCTGTACCTGATGCAGGACGAGAAGCCCAGGGAGCGCCGCATGCAGCTGGTGGGCGAGGCCTACTGGGCGCTGTCCAACCTGTACATGACGGTGGCCACGCCGACCCTGGCCAACGCCGGCAAGGTCGGCGGGCAGCTGTCCAGCTGCTTCATCGATACAGTGGATGACAGCCTGCAGGGCATCTATGACTCCAACACCGATATCGCCCGGGTGTCCAAGCACGGTGGCGGCGTGGGTGCCTACCTCGGCTATGTGCGCAGCAGCGGCGCGCCGATCCGCGGCGTGCCCAATTCCTCCGGCGGCGTGGTCCCGTGGATCAAGCAGCTCAACAACACCGCCGTGTCGGTCGACCAGCTGGGCCAGCGCAAGGGCGCGGTGGCGGTGTACCTGGACATCTGGCATCGCGACATCGAGGCCTTCCTCGATCTGCGCCTGAACAATGGCGACCAGCGGCTGCGCGCGCATGATGTGTTCACTGCGGTCTGCGTGCCCGATCTGTTCATGGAGGCGGTGGAGCGTCGGGCCGATTGGTACCTGTTCGACCCGCACGAGGTGAAGCAGGCCAAGGGCTGGTACCTGCAGGACTTCTACGATGAGACGCGGGGTGCGGGCAGCTTCCGCGACCGCTATGCCGAACTGGTGGGCGACGAGCGCATCAGCCGCCGTACCGTGCGTGCCATCGATCTGTTCAAGCGGGTCATGGTGAGCCAGCTGGAGACCGGCAACCCGTTCCTGTTCTACCGCGATGAAGTGAACCGCAAGAACCCGAACAAGCACGCGGGCATGGTCTATTCCAGCAACCTGTGCACCGAGATCCTGCAGAACATGAGCCCGACGCGGATGATCCAGGAGATCGTCAGCGGCGACCAGATCGTCACCACCCGGCGTGCCGGCGATTTCGTGGTCTGCAACCTGTCCTCGATCAACCTCGGGCGGGCCATCACCGCACCGGACGATCTGCTGGCCAAGGATGTGCTGGAGCGCCTGATTCCCATCCAGGTGCGCATGCTCGACAACGTCATCGACCTCAATGCACTGCCGGTGCCGCAGGCCACCATCACCAACCGCAAGTACCGCGCCATCGGGCTGGGCACCTTCGGCTGGCATCACCTGCTCGCGCAGCAGGGCATCCAGTGGGAGACGGCAGAGGCCGAGACGCTGTCGGACACGCTGTTCGAGCGCATCAACTTCCTGACCATCCAGGCCAGCCTGCAGCTGGCCCGCGAAAAGGGCAGCTACCCGATGTTCGCTGGCAGCGACTGGCAGACCGGTGCCTATTTCCGTGACCGCCGCTACGAAGGCGCCGCCTGGGACAGCCTGGCCCGCGACGTGGCCACGCATGGCCTGCGCAACGGCTGGCTGCTGGCAGTGGCACCGAACATGAGTACCGCGCAGATCGCCGGATCCACCGCGTCGATCGACCCGATCTACAGCGCGTTCTACTACGAGGAAAAGAAGGACTTCCGCCGGCCCGTGGCTGCACCGGGGTTGTCGCTGGAAACGTGGCCCTACTACGAGAAGGGTGCCTACAAGGTCGACCAGTTCGCCAGCGTGCGGCAGAACGCCCGCCGCCAGCGCCACGTCGACCAGGCCATCAGCTTCAACCTGTACGTGCCCAGCACCATCCGCGCCAGCACGCTGCTGGAGCTGCACCTGAGCGCGTGGCGCGAGGGCCTGAAAACCACCTACTACGTGCGCTCCAACGACATCGACATCAGCGAATGCGAGTGGTGCTCCAGCTGA
- a CDS encoding flavodoxin, producing MRILLVVASLSGNTRELGRHIQARCQAAGHVVHWQEADDLRAAAPLAADEADLVLLGCWTDNAGRTPSEMKAWVAGIAERGQRPRQLAVFGTGETQWGQEYYCGAVHRLIRYFNSSYPPLEIEQMPHGERHAAAIDAWTDTVLAHYRSTCDADHRRHHA from the coding sequence CTGCGCATCCTGCTGGTGGTGGCCTCGCTGAGCGGCAACACCCGCGAGCTGGGCCGGCACATCCAGGCGCGCTGCCAGGCGGCCGGGCATGTGGTGCACTGGCAGGAGGCCGATGACCTGCGCGCGGCCGCGCCGCTGGCCGCCGATGAAGCCGACCTGGTGCTGCTGGGCTGCTGGACCGACAACGCCGGGCGGACGCCCTCGGAGATGAAGGCCTGGGTGGCTGGCATCGCCGAGCGCGGCCAGCGCCCACGCCAGCTGGCGGTGTTCGGGACCGGCGAAACGCAGTGGGGGCAGGAGTACTACTGCGGCGCCGTGCACCGGTTGATCCGCTACTTCAACAGCAGCTACCCGCCGCTGGAAATCGAACAGATGCCGCATGGCGAACGCCACGCCGCGGCCATCGACGCCTGGACCGATACGGTCCTGGCCCACTACAGGAGCACCTGCGATGCAGATCATCGACGCCACCACGCCTGA
- a CDS encoding M14 family metallocarboxypeptidase: protein MSTAAFYPVGTSGQPWGTAEREQWRGRQQRLRRYDQEVLPRIEALAGRFEKVAYGQLDYAGESYTLFALRSHDWNPALPAALVTGGVHGYETSGVMGALDFLEQHAADYAGKANLLVAPCVNPWGFERINRWNYDAIDPNRNFRADGPARESTAVIALIAPYKGQFVLHIDLHETTDSDESEFRPALAARDGKPFEPGLIPDGFYLVDDSENPQPAFQQAVIAAVEQVTHIAPADEKNEIIGSPVVAHGVIEYPLVKLALCAGITGAKYTTTTEVYPDSPRATPEQCNDAQVAAVRSALEYALAHR, encoded by the coding sequence ATGTCCACTGCCGCTTTCTATCCCGTCGGAACCTCTGGCCAGCCGTGGGGCACGGCGGAACGGGAGCAGTGGCGCGGCCGCCAGCAGCGCCTGCGCCGCTATGACCAGGAAGTGCTGCCGCGCATCGAAGCGCTGGCCGGCCGCTTCGAGAAGGTGGCCTATGGCCAGCTCGACTATGCCGGTGAGTCCTACACCCTGTTCGCCCTGCGCAGCCACGACTGGAACCCGGCCCTGCCGGCGGCGCTGGTCACCGGTGGCGTGCACGGCTACGAAACCAGCGGCGTGATGGGGGCGCTGGATTTCCTGGAGCAGCACGCGGCCGACTACGCCGGCAAGGCCAACCTGCTGGTGGCGCCGTGCGTGAACCCGTGGGGCTTCGAGCGCATCAACCGCTGGAACTACGATGCGATCGACCCGAACCGCAATTTCCGCGCTGATGGCCCGGCCCGTGAATCGACCGCCGTCATCGCGCTGATCGCCCCGTACAAGGGGCAGTTCGTGCTGCACATCGACCTGCACGAGACCACCGACAGCGACGAGAGCGAGTTCCGCCCGGCGCTGGCTGCGCGCGATGGCAAGCCGTTCGAACCGGGCCTGATTCCCGATGGCTTCTATCTGGTCGATGACAGCGAGAACCCGCAGCCGGCGTTCCAGCAGGCGGTGATCGCCGCAGTGGAGCAGGTGACCCACATCGCTCCGGCCGACGAGAAGAACGAGATCATCGGTTCGCCGGTGGTCGCCCACGGCGTCATCGAGTACCCGCTGGTGAAGCTGGCGCTGTGCGCGGGCATCACCGGTGCGAAGTACACCACCACCACCGAGGTCTACCCGGACAGCCCGCGGGCGACGCCGGAGCAGTGCAACGACGCGCAGGTGGCGGCGGTGCGCTCGGCGCTGGAGTACGCGCTGGCCCACCGTTGA